Proteins co-encoded in one Synergistaceae bacterium genomic window:
- a CDS encoding DUF1275 domain-containing protein: protein MNESAKNLHNELHKEFYLTCEKYFIFEFLTIAAGMMGLYTYNMRGGVFSNAQTGNIVIMALEFGRGNFSEVLYYFIPLFAYILGTVISEILPEKVRHSHFIRWDTLLVGIEIIVLFIIGFIPLTWPNQIVQILISFLCAMQFNTFRQAEGVPMATTFLTNHVRQIGVSIARVIRHHEEEEKQAKKAIKHARLIIAFFVGGVIITFMSKFLHEKTIWLAIIPLSVCFCVMLRADLIYERAMLDLKPHGH from the coding sequence ATGAATGAATCAGCAAAGAATTTACACAATGAATTACACAAAGAATTTTATTTGACATGCGAGAAATATTTTATATTTGAATTTCTCACTATAGCGGCGGGAATGATGGGACTTTACACTTATAACATGCGCGGGGGAGTCTTCTCAAATGCTCAGACGGGCAATATTGTAATAATGGCTCTTGAGTTCGGGCGCGGTAATTTCTCGGAAGTATTATATTATTTCATTCCATTATTTGCTTATATACTCGGAACTGTAATATCTGAAATTTTGCCGGAAAAAGTAAGACACTCTCATTTTATCAGGTGGGATACTTTATTAGTGGGCATTGAAATAATTGTATTGTTTATAATCGGCTTTATTCCCTTAACTTGGCCGAATCAGATCGTGCAGATTCTAATCAGCTTTCTATGTGCTATGCAGTTTAACACTTTCAGGCAGGCAGAAGGAGTCCCAATGGCAACAACTTTTTTAACTAATCATGTGCGTCAAATCGGTGTGAGTATCGCTCGTGTAATCAGACATCATGAAGAAGAAGAGAAACAGGCAAAGAAGGCAATCAAGCACGCAAGATTAATAATAGCGTTTTTTGTCGGAGGAGTAATAATAACTTTCATGAGCAAATTTCTACACGAGAAAACTATTTGGCTTGCGATTATTCCGTTAAGTGTGTGCTTTTGTGTAATGTTAAGGGCTGATTTAATTTACGAACGGGCTATGTTGGATTTAAAGCC